A genomic region of Sphingobium sp. HWE2-09 contains the following coding sequences:
- a CDS encoding TonB-dependent receptor, giving the protein MSAIAGVSIGLPGDMPHVTSAPVKGTMSVDAALRRMLKGSGYRAVRLNPALYRLEHEAIARPAPSPRPVPVAPHPGLPAPDIVVTAQKRAQSLATVPLSVSVLSLDDLTSGSRTPTSQDISLRTEGLSMTNLGPGRNRQFIRGVADSPFNGQSQSTVAVQVDDARVTFDAPDPDLRLIDMDRVEILKGPQGPLYGSGALGGIYHIVTRQPELDKIRGAIRLSGQAVAHGGTGTGGEAIVNMPIVQDRLAMRAVAYRFLDAGWIDSGRGRKDSNVVKTAGWRLAVRWRPSDRWTADIGVALQDLNVRDSQYVLAGRNTLRRSTLFAEPSDNDFKLAHARIESDLGSVKLLSATSYVDHHFTYALDATAAAARFGIPGNILFTEQRAYTLFNQELRLTPSGDDHWLVGLSYLRATTGVSSRLLAQTDMAAPAAVQALDRVTSEYALFGENRISILSGLEATVGARLFRSIAEDERTEIADIQSQHISKTILSPSFALSLPLEGKGIVYLRYARAMRPGGLAPTGEGDGGRFHADELDTVDLGFRRTAANGQLSLSASGYFTRWSDIQSDYLLPNGLVATRNAGRGDIIGVEGAIDWTLFSGLKVSAGGTIQNARLTRAADGLKLDDTRLPVTPNVSSRFAVIQHLNLNEWDGQAVIQANYVGKARLSFDSDLDREMGGYATVTAFADMSRSGWTVGVRIDNMLDVKGDSFAFGNPFSIRNAPQFTPLRPRALTVSLARHW; this is encoded by the coding sequence TTGTCGGCAATCGCAGGTGTTTCCATCGGCCTGCCGGGCGACATGCCGCATGTGACCAGCGCGCCCGTAAAGGGCACCATGTCCGTGGATGCCGCGCTACGCCGAATGCTCAAAGGTAGCGGATATCGCGCCGTCCGGCTGAACCCGGCGCTCTATCGCCTCGAACACGAAGCCATCGCCCGGCCAGCGCCGTCACCGCGCCCCGTCCCCGTCGCCCCGCATCCTGGTCTTCCCGCACCCGACATCGTCGTGACCGCGCAAAAGCGCGCCCAATCCCTCGCCACCGTCCCGCTGTCCGTCTCCGTGCTGTCGCTGGATGATCTGACATCCGGGTCCAGGACGCCGACCAGCCAGGACATCAGCCTGCGTACGGAAGGGCTTTCGATGACCAATCTGGGTCCGGGCCGCAATCGCCAGTTCATTCGCGGCGTGGCCGATAGTCCGTTCAACGGCCAGAGCCAATCGACGGTCGCGGTACAGGTCGATGACGCGCGCGTGACCTTCGACGCGCCCGACCCCGACCTGCGGCTGATCGATATGGACCGGGTCGAAATCCTCAAAGGGCCGCAGGGTCCGCTCTATGGATCCGGTGCGCTGGGCGGCATCTATCACATCGTCACGCGCCAGCCCGAGTTGGACAAGATCAGGGGCGCCATTCGCCTGTCCGGCCAGGCCGTCGCCCATGGTGGGACGGGCACCGGGGGCGAAGCGATCGTCAACATGCCGATCGTGCAGGACAGGCTGGCGATGCGCGCGGTCGCCTATCGCTTTCTCGACGCGGGGTGGATCGACAGTGGGCGGGGCCGAAAAGATAGTAACGTGGTGAAAACCGCTGGCTGGCGTCTGGCCGTGCGCTGGCGTCCATCGGATCGGTGGACGGCGGATATCGGCGTCGCGCTCCAGGATCTCAATGTGCGCGACAGCCAATATGTGCTGGCGGGCCGTAACACGCTCCGCCGATCGACCCTGTTCGCCGAACCCAGCGACAACGACTTCAAACTAGCCCATGCCCGGATCGAAAGCGACTTGGGAAGCGTGAAGTTGTTGTCGGCGACCAGCTATGTCGATCATCACTTCACCTATGCGCTGGATGCCACGGCCGCTGCTGCGCGGTTTGGCATTCCCGGGAACATTCTGTTCACTGAGCAGCGCGCCTACACGCTGTTCAATCAGGAATTGCGGCTTACGCCTTCGGGCGACGATCACTGGCTGGTCGGCCTGTCCTATCTGCGCGCCACCACCGGGGTCAGTTCCAGGCTATTGGCGCAGACCGACATGGCGGCCCCGGCAGCGGTACAGGCGCTCGATCGGGTAACGAGCGAATATGCCCTGTTCGGCGAAAACAGGATTTCCATCCTTTCGGGCCTGGAGGCGACAGTGGGTGCCCGGCTGTTTCGTTCGATCGCAGAAGATGAACGGACGGAAATCGCCGACATACAATCGCAACATATCAGCAAGACCATATTGTCCCCCAGCTTTGCCCTGTCGTTACCGCTTGAGGGAAAGGGCATTGTATATCTGCGCTATGCCCGCGCGATGCGGCCGGGCGGCCTTGCACCGACGGGTGAGGGCGACGGCGGCAGGTTCCATGCCGATGAACTGGATACAGTCGATCTGGGATTCCGACGAACTGCCGCAAACGGCCAGCTCTCGCTCTCCGCCAGCGGCTATTTCACCCGATGGAGTGATATTCAGTCGGACTATCTGCTGCCCAACGGGCTGGTTGCTACCCGCAATGCGGGGCGCGGCGATATCATCGGCGTGGAGGGTGCCATAGACTGGACGCTTTTCAGCGGCCTTAAAGTATCGGCGGGCGGCACTATTCAGAATGCGCGCCTGACGCGCGCGGCCGATGGCCTGAAACTGGATGACACCCGCCTTCCGGTGACGCCAAACGTTAGTAGCCGGTTTGCCGTGATCCAACATCTGAACTTGAATGAATGGGATGGCCAAGCCGTCATCCAGGCCAATTATGTCGGCAAGGCGCGCCTGAGCTTCGACAGTGATCTCGATCGGGAGATGGGCGGCTATGCCACCGTCACCGCCTTTGCGGACATGTCGCGGTCAGGCTGGACTGTCGGCGTGCGGATCGACAATATGTTGGACGTAAAGGGAGACAGTTTCGCCTTCGGAAACCCCTTCTCCATCCGAAACGCCCCCCAGTTCACGCCACTCAGACCACGGGCGCTGACTGTTTCGCTCGCGCGCCATTGGTGA
- a CDS encoding FecR family protein, translating into MTARSDMDEAMLEQALAWQTALESDDADWDGYMAWLEADPRHREAFDTVALLSAMVEDHRVEIADVLEAKTPMDAASPEQSSRRFLYLGGGLAAAVALIVAVPMIQTAQSVERYSADGGKSRTIALGDGISVTLSPASQIVIRGKNARQIELAKGEAYFDIRHDPARQLSVAAGDYRIVDIGTRFTVNRLGTALRVGVADGRVTVASATMDQPVPVAAGQQLTGDATSVTLSPAPSTDVGSWRAGRLSYTDTPIAMVVGDIVRYTGRPVSIDPSLEKRHFSGTLVIGDGSNLLADLASVLAIEVQRKGRGFHLRSGTAAR; encoded by the coding sequence ATGACGGCGCGGTCGGACATGGATGAGGCGATGCTGGAGCAGGCTCTGGCTTGGCAGACGGCGCTGGAAAGCGATGATGCGGACTGGGATGGCTATATGGCCTGGCTGGAAGCGGACCCGCGGCATCGCGAGGCGTTCGATACGGTGGCGCTGCTTTCGGCTATGGTCGAGGATCACCGGGTCGAGATTGCTGATGTCCTGGAGGCGAAGACGCCCATGGACGCCGCGTCACCCGAGCAGTCTTCGCGCCGTTTCCTGTATCTGGGTGGAGGGTTGGCTGCTGCCGTAGCGCTGATAGTGGCAGTGCCGATGATCCAGACGGCGCAATCGGTCGAGCGCTACAGCGCGGACGGCGGCAAGAGCCGCACCATCGCACTTGGCGACGGCATCAGCGTCACCCTCTCGCCCGCCAGCCAGATTGTGATACGCGGCAAGAACGCACGCCAGATCGAACTGGCGAAAGGGGAAGCCTATTTCGATATAAGGCATGATCCGGCGCGACAACTGTCGGTGGCGGCGGGCGACTATCGCATCGTCGATATCGGTACCCGATTCACGGTCAACCGGCTAGGCACCGCGCTGCGCGTGGGCGTAGCGGATGGGCGCGTGACCGTGGCGTCTGCCACTATGGACCAGCCGGTCCCCGTTGCGGCGGGCCAGCAATTGACGGGAGACGCCACGTCGGTGACGCTGTCGCCCGCGCCATCCACTGACGTCGGCAGCTGGCGCGCGGGTCGGCTATCCTATACCGACACGCCAATTGCGATGGTGGTCGGCGATATCGTTCGCTATACCGGCAGGCCGGTATCGATCGACCCTTCGCTGGAGAAGCGCCATTTTTCGGGCACATTGGTCATTGGTGACGGATCGAACCTGCTTGCCGATCTTGCTTCCGTTCTGGCTATCGAAGTGCAACGCAAAGGCCGCGGTTTTCACCTGCGCTCTGGTACTGCTGCTCGCTGA
- a CDS encoding RNA polymerase sigma factor, whose protein sequence is MGADHENDLQSAYGVHHTELLRFLIARAGDRAEAEDLLQELWVRAQTQPSGPVANGRAYLFRMAQNLIVDRLRERQRRMARERRWSDQETGFASVGIEPADQRLTAEEAMLDREEVAALVSAVATLPEGARRAFELHKLQGLSHGEVAARLGISRSGVEKHMAVAMKYLRRALMD, encoded by the coding sequence ATGGGTGCGGATCATGAGAACGACCTTCAATCGGCCTACGGTGTCCATCACACCGAACTGCTGCGGTTTCTGATCGCGCGGGCGGGCGACCGGGCTGAAGCAGAAGACCTGCTTCAGGAACTATGGGTCAGAGCGCAGACCCAGCCATCAGGGCCAGTTGCCAACGGCCGCGCCTATCTGTTCCGTATGGCGCAAAATCTGATCGTCGACCGTCTGCGCGAACGCCAACGCCGTATGGCCCGCGAACGCCGATGGTCCGATCAGGAAACCGGCTTTGCATCGGTCGGGATCGAACCTGCGGACCAGCGGCTAACGGCCGAGGAGGCGATGCTCGACCGAGAGGAGGTCGCCGCACTGGTGTCCGCTGTGGCGACCCTGCCAGAAGGCGCGCGCCGTGCGTTCGAACTGCATAAGCTGCAAGGGCTAAGCCATGGCGAGGTCGCCGCCCGGCTCGGCATCAGCAGGAGTGGCGTTGAAAAACATATGGCCGTGGCAATGAAATATCTGCGCCGCGCGTTGATGGACTGA
- a CDS encoding phosphatase PAP2 family protein, whose protein sequence is MLKDDWNGALQAGESVGAAFLVSEGLKQAFPEMRPDQSDRQSFPSGHTATAFAAAASLQNRYGWEVGVPAQLVAAFVGAARVQGRKHHWHDVAAGAVIGEAAGFLLTSRRDEGVRITPWAERRSAGIDLAMRF, encoded by the coding sequence GTGCTCAAGGACGATTGGAACGGCGCATTGCAGGCTGGCGAAAGCGTGGGCGCCGCCTTCCTGGTGTCAGAAGGCCTGAAGCAGGCTTTTCCGGAAATGCGCCCCGACCAAAGCGATCGGCAGAGCTTTCCGTCGGGACATACGGCAACCGCTTTCGCCGCTGCCGCGTCACTCCAGAATCGCTATGGGTGGGAAGTGGGCGTTCCAGCACAATTGGTGGCCGCCTTCGTAGGTGCAGCTCGCGTGCAAGGGCGCAAACATCATTGGCATGACGTCGCGGCTGGCGCGGTGATCGGCGAAGCGGCCGGGTTCCTGCTGACATCCCGCCGCGACGAGGGGGTCAGGATCACGCCCTGGGCGGAAAGACGGAGCGCAGGGATCGATTTGGCGATGCGCTTCTAG
- a CDS encoding thermostable hemolysin, whose product MDHQSALTMIERRYADVHGAVPNFDFPFLAAHARDGVIGAALGFRRAGEGRLFLEAYLDAPVEVHLSTLLGRRVARHDIVEIGNMAAETASAMVALWARAANDLGNQAEIAVAVLTSSLRTMLRRLGVTLHELAPAQPHRLGAAAARWGRYYTQNPIVCAGFIAEGQAGLARWAKRQA is encoded by the coding sequence GTGGATCATCAGTCAGCCCTAACCATGATCGAGCGCCGCTATGCGGACGTCCATGGCGCTGTTCCCAATTTCGATTTCCCTTTCCTTGCCGCCCATGCTCGGGACGGCGTGATCGGCGCGGCGCTGGGCTTTCGGCGCGCCGGTGAAGGACGGCTGTTTCTTGAGGCCTATCTGGACGCGCCGGTCGAGGTGCATCTGAGCACGCTGCTTGGCCGACGGGTGGCACGTCACGACATAGTGGAAATTGGCAATATGGCGGCGGAAACGGCCTCCGCGATGGTCGCCTTATGGGCGCGCGCCGCGAATGATCTGGGCAATCAAGCCGAGATCGCAGTCGCTGTCCTCACATCCTCGCTTCGGACGATGTTACGGCGCCTTGGCGTCACCCTGCATGAACTCGCGCCAGCGCAGCCGCATCGGCTGGGCGCGGCGGCGGCGCGGTGGGGGCGTTACTATACGCAAAATCCGATCGTGTGCGCGGGCTTCATCGCCGAAGGGCAGGCGGGACTGGCGCGATGGGCGAAGCGACAGGCATGA
- a CDS encoding AMP-binding protein, with product MSALTTIIRARAVTHPHRIAIESGTQGTLDWAAFSEAIDAANAMFGRHFSGTSPVAIQLDHGPAACVADLALLRCGIPALPIPSFFSAEQRHHALRASGACALVGSRSGQADDFSFTLLDSPSVPLHAGTAKISFTSGSTGTPKGICLSAAHMMAVAQSVIDFVGNAHAGRHLALLPPGILLENVAGFYATMIAGGTYVALPQADVGLGNPFQPDFAMMARVIAAQRITSLILVPEYLAGLVAVLAQTGARLPDLTLVAVGGARVPPALIDAAMTFGLPVRQGYGMTECASVVTLERPTEIRRGSVGVSIGSNHLRLAPDGEILIDGPACLGRIGEAVPDGPLHTGDIGRFDEAGRLWIEGRKSTLIITSHGRNISPEWVESLLLGDPAVAQAMVHGDGEARLGALIVPRTPDADIDAAVASANARLPDYARIAHWRRVAPFTPMNGQLTGNGRIRRAVIATAHLQGRPFMPFYDRLITETADVAAGLAAVPQLQAGLSGRISRDTYIAYLGQAYHHVRHTVPLMQEARSRLSQKPMLVTALDEYIAEETGHEQWILSDIAAAGGDTAAVAASAPNAATRAMVDHAYRVIRTGNPVAFFGMVHVLEGTSVALASHGAAAVQAALGLPPEAFTYLTSHGALDQDHVRFFADLMNRIDDPADQAAIVAMARDIYRLFAALFASIPMETLDAAA from the coding sequence ATGAGCGCCCTGACGACCATCATTCGCGCCCGCGCCGTGACCCATCCCCATCGGATCGCGATCGAGAGCGGTACGCAGGGGACGCTTGACTGGGCGGCGTTCAGCGAGGCCATCGATGCAGCAAACGCAATGTTCGGCCGACATTTCAGCGGGACGTCCCCCGTTGCCATCCAGTTGGATCACGGACCTGCTGCCTGTGTTGCTGACCTGGCGCTGTTACGGTGCGGAATACCCGCCTTGCCGATCCCGTCCTTTTTCTCGGCAGAGCAACGGCATCATGCCTTGCGGGCCAGCGGTGCCTGCGCGCTGGTCGGCAGCCGGTCCGGCCAAGCCGACGACTTCAGCTTCACGCTGCTGGATTCGCCGTCCGTGCCGCTCCACGCGGGCACGGCCAAGATCAGCTTCACATCCGGTTCGACCGGGACGCCCAAGGGCATCTGCCTGTCGGCCGCGCATATGATGGCAGTGGCGCAATCGGTGATCGACTTCGTCGGCAACGCCCATGCAGGTCGTCACCTTGCGCTATTGCCGCCGGGCATTCTGCTGGAAAATGTTGCCGGTTTCTACGCGACCATGATCGCGGGCGGCACCTATGTGGCATTGCCTCAAGCGGATGTGGGGCTTGGCAACCCGTTCCAGCCCGATTTTGCCATGATGGCGCGGGTGATCGCCGCGCAGCGGATCACGTCGTTGATCCTGGTGCCGGAATATCTGGCCGGTCTGGTTGCGGTGCTGGCGCAGACCGGGGCGCGATTGCCCGACCTGACGCTGGTGGCGGTCGGGGGCGCGCGCGTGCCGCCCGCCCTGATCGACGCAGCGATGACGTTCGGGCTACCCGTTCGGCAGGGCTACGGCATGACCGAATGCGCATCCGTCGTGACATTGGAGCGGCCGACCGAAATCCGTCGGGGCAGCGTTGGGGTCAGCATCGGCAGCAACCATCTACGCCTCGCCCCGGATGGCGAGATACTGATCGACGGCCCCGCATGCCTCGGTCGGATCGGCGAAGCGGTGCCCGATGGCCCTCTGCATACTGGTGATATTGGACGGTTCGATGAAGCGGGCCGCCTGTGGATCGAGGGACGCAAATCCACCCTCATCATCACCTCGCATGGCCGCAACATATCGCCCGAATGGGTGGAAAGCCTGCTGCTGGGCGATCCGGCTGTCGCGCAGGCAATGGTCCATGGCGATGGGGAGGCGAGGCTGGGCGCGCTGATCGTTCCGCGCACGCCGGACGCGGATATCGACGCGGCGGTCGCGTCCGCTAACGCACGGCTGCCTGACTATGCCCGCATCGCCCATTGGCGGCGGGTCGCGCCTTTTACCCCCATGAACGGCCAACTTACGGGCAATGGCCGGATCCGCCGTGCTGTCATCGCAACCGCCCATCTGCAAGGACGTCCCTTTATGCCCTTTTACGATCGCTTGATTACCGAAACCGCCGACGTCGCCGCCGGTCTTGCCGCCGTGCCGCAATTGCAGGCCGGGCTGAGCGGCCGGATCAGCCGCGACACCTATATCGCCTATCTAGGCCAGGCCTATCACCATGTCCGCCATACCGTGCCGCTAATGCAGGAAGCGCGATCGCGGCTGAGCCAGAAACCGATGCTGGTAACCGCGCTGGATGAGTATATCGCGGAAGAGACGGGCCATGAGCAATGGATCCTGTCCGACATCGCGGCCGCTGGTGGTGATACAGCAGCGGTCGCCGCAAGCGCGCCCAACGCCGCGACGCGGGCGATGGTGGATCACGCCTATCGCGTCATTCGAACCGGCAATCCGGTTGCATTTTTCGGGATGGTGCATGTGCTGGAAGGGACCAGCGTCGCCCTGGCCAGTCACGGCGCCGCAGCGGTACAGGCGGCGCTGGGCCTCCCGCCGGAGGCCTTCACATATCTGACGTCGCATGGCGCGCTGGACCAGGATCATGTCCGCTTCTTTGCCGACCTGATGAACCGGATCGACGACCCGGCCGATCAGGCCGCGATCGTGGCCATGGCCCGCGACATCTATCGCCTGTTCGCCGCCCTGTTCGCATCCATCCCGATGGAGACGCTCGATGCGGCGGCTTGA
- a CDS encoding SDR family NAD(P)-dependent oxidoreductase produces MRRLDGQQVVLTGAAGGIGSLVAARLRDCGAWVVGVDRVACTTCDESIIADLSSESGLADLSLNLAARRVDILVNIAGVQYFGPMERQAPASIWLGYVVNLIAPATVIRAILPQMQARKTGQIVNIGSVMGAINYPFFAAYSSSKAGLQGLSEGLRRELHGLGIAVTHIAPRAVRTAFNNSDVNRFMDLTGMAADDPAVVADRIVAAIVARERDVVIGFRERLFMAINALLPRAIDAGLSAQTIKARSLFPAQ; encoded by the coding sequence ATGCGGCGGCTTGACGGGCAGCAGGTCGTTCTGACCGGCGCGGCCGGGGGCATCGGGTCGCTGGTGGCGGCGCGTCTGCGCGACTGCGGCGCTTGGGTGGTCGGGGTCGATCGGGTCGCATGCACCACCTGTGACGAAAGCATCATCGCCGACTTGTCGAGCGAGAGCGGGTTGGCGGACCTGTCGCTCAATCTCGCCGCGCGCCGTGTCGACATCCTGGTCAACATTGCCGGGGTGCAATATTTCGGGCCGATGGAGCGCCAGGCGCCCGCCAGCATATGGCTGGGCTATGTCGTAAACCTCATCGCCCCTGCCACCGTCATCCGCGCGATATTGCCGCAGATGCAGGCACGCAAGACCGGGCAGATCGTCAATATCGGATCCGTCATGGGTGCGATCAACTATCCCTTCTTCGCCGCCTATTCCAGCAGCAAGGCGGGATTGCAGGGATTGAGCGAAGGCTTGCGGCGGGAACTGCATGGCCTCGGCATCGCCGTCACCCATATCGCGCCGCGTGCCGTTCGAACCGCTTTCAACAATAGTGACGTCAACCGTTTTATGGACCTGACCGGGATGGCCGCCGATGATCCCGCCGTCGTGGCCGACCGTATCGTCGCGGCCATCGTGGCACGGGAGCGGGACGTCGTCATCGGCTTTCGCGAACGCCTGTTCATGGCGATCAACGCCTTGTTGCCGCGCGCCATCGATGCCGGGCTGTCCGCCCAGACGATCAAGGCCCGCAGCCTTTTCCCGGCCCAATGA
- a CDS encoding tetratricopeptide repeat protein, whose protein sequence is MSVFSNLRLAILLPLMATAGLAHAANNPAMDAQVMRINTEWARIKYQVRDKSDQYRQLDQLAQQAAAVSAKYPGQAEPLLWQGIVTSEEAAQASVFRQLGLASSARDILAKAYALNPKAADGGVAMSLGVLYYKVPGFPIGFGSSAKAQGYLKAALAQDPDGLDANFFYADYLMSKGDHAGARSYLARALRSAPDSGRPVWDAGRRAEARALLAKLGQQAQR, encoded by the coding sequence ATGTCCGTTTTTTCCAACCTGCGCCTTGCGATCCTGCTGCCGCTCATGGCGACGGCGGGGCTGGCCCATGCCGCCAACAATCCTGCGATGGATGCGCAGGTCATGCGCATCAACACGGAATGGGCACGGATCAAATATCAGGTGAGGGACAAGAGCGACCAGTATCGACAGCTCGACCAGTTGGCGCAGCAGGCCGCCGCCGTGTCTGCAAAATATCCGGGGCAGGCCGAACCGCTGCTCTGGCAGGGGATCGTCACCAGCGAAGAGGCGGCGCAGGCCAGCGTCTTCCGACAACTGGGCCTTGCGTCATCCGCGCGCGACATATTGGCCAAAGCCTACGCCCTCAATCCCAAAGCGGCCGATGGCGGCGTGGCGATGAGCCTGGGCGTCCTCTACTACAAGGTGCCCGGTTTCCCGATCGGTTTTGGCAGTTCGGCCAAGGCCCAAGGCTATTTGAAGGCGGCACTGGCACAGGATCCGGACGGTCTGGACGCCAATTTCTTCTATGCCGATTATCTGATGTCGAAGGGCGACCATGCAGGCGCGCGCAGCTATCTGGCTCGCGCGCTCAGGTCTGCGCCCGACAGCGGCCGCCCGGTGTGGGATGCTGGCCGTCGCGCTGAAGCTCGCGCACTGCTGGCAAAGCTGGGTCAGCAGGCGCAGCGCTGA
- a CDS encoding class I SAM-dependent methyltransferase has protein sequence MLAVALKLAHCWQSWVSRRSAEPMSLWHGIGRQLGNPQGFVGRAIGRMMRVANDRPTRLVVDALDARPGEMLLDIGFGPGHAVALLANTARCVYGIDRSDTMLRQASRLNRRAIGAGRVCLSTGDFSQLPYPDGFFDGIIASNVLYFWEDHGVVLAEIRRVLKPGGRLCIYVTDAATMQRWRFAGVETHRHFTADQLTEILVGAGFALDSLNVRSVAIAQDVGGIIVTAYDNRVVWT, from the coding sequence ATGCTGGCCGTCGCGCTGAAGCTCGCGCACTGCTGGCAAAGCTGGGTCAGCAGGCGCAGCGCTGAGCCGATGTCGCTATGGCATGGCATCGGGCGGCAACTCGGCAATCCGCAGGGTTTTGTAGGAAGAGCGATCGGTCGCATGATGCGGGTCGCGAACGATCGACCGACGCGCCTTGTGGTCGATGCGCTGGACGCCAGGCCGGGCGAGATGCTGTTGGATATCGGCTTCGGGCCGGGACATGCCGTGGCCCTGCTCGCCAATACCGCGCGGTGCGTCTATGGCATCGACCGGTCCGACACCATGCTACGTCAGGCCAGTCGCCTGAACCGACGGGCGATTGGTGCTGGTCGCGTGTGCCTGAGCACGGGCGATTTTTCTCAACTCCCCTATCCGGATGGATTTTTCGACGGGATCATCGCATCGAACGTCCTCTACTTTTGGGAGGATCATGGTGTCGTGCTTGCCGAAATCCGGCGCGTACTAAAGCCCGGTGGGCGATTGTGCATCTATGTCACCGATGCTGCGACGATGCAGCGCTGGCGGTTCGCGGGCGTGGAAACGCACCGCCATTTCACGGCGGATCAGTTGACGGAAATTTTGGTCGGTGCCGGATTTGCGCTGGACAGCTTGAACGTCAGATCAGTTGCCATTGCTCAGGACGTTGGAGGGATTATCGTGACAGCATACGATAACCGTGTCGTTTGGACATGA
- a CDS encoding phytanoyl-CoA dioxygenase family protein, which produces MAIGDAVLMEDYTDNNAPVRKTVPLDFDGPLPRPTRSIDEVKRDLDRVGYAIMADVLTPDEVSEARQALVSEIAREEAIDKNRVSRFFTDPDDKNCRLSRLPNRHHMFRDFLEHPVALEFTKYILGPTLLNESYLVHSYGANLTRPGSGEQFIHLDRGMDFHDQTKPLQSRFIWCLDPFDEENGATRVVPGSHLWNDRIDMTGATYYESVPAEAPAGSLLIYSDMLLHGTGANISTDRERAAVIVGYCPPWCRPMINFPLVLDPEVMEGTSRTLRQLLGYGSVSIGFDEQWDSASDQLRSLCVPPTIQY; this is translated from the coding sequence ATGGCAATTGGCGACGCTGTCCTGATGGAGGACTATACAGATAACAACGCCCCGGTAAGGAAGACGGTGCCTTTGGATTTCGACGGACCGCTGCCGCGCCCCACGCGCAGCATCGATGAGGTCAAGCGCGACCTGGACCGTGTCGGCTATGCGATCATGGCGGATGTCTTGACACCCGATGAAGTCAGCGAGGCGCGTCAGGCGCTGGTCAGTGAAATCGCTCGCGAGGAGGCGATCGACAAGAACCGGGTCAGCCGATTCTTCACCGACCCGGACGACAAGAATTGCCGCCTCAGCCGCCTGCCCAACCGGCATCACATGTTCCGCGATTTTCTTGAACATCCGGTCGCGCTCGAATTCACCAAATATATTCTCGGGCCAACGTTGCTGAACGAAAGCTACCTCGTCCACAGCTATGGCGCGAACCTGACCCGGCCGGGCAGCGGCGAGCAGTTCATTCATCTCGACCGTGGCATGGACTTTCACGATCAGACCAAGCCGCTCCAGTCGCGCTTCATCTGGTGCCTCGATCCCTTCGATGAGGAAAATGGCGCTACGCGCGTGGTGCCGGGCAGCCATTTGTGGAACGATCGCATCGATATGACGGGCGCCACCTATTATGAATCGGTGCCCGCAGAGGCGCCTGCAGGGTCGCTCCTCATCTATTCTGACATGCTGCTCCACGGAACGGGCGCCAATATCTCGACGGATCGGGAGCGCGCCGCCGTGATCGTGGGCTATTGCCCGCCATGGTGCCGACCGATGATCAACTTCCCGCTCGTGCTCGATCCGGAGGTCATGGAAGGGACATCGCGCACATTGCGCCAACTCCTGGGCTATGGTTCCGTCTCGATCGGTTTCGATGAGCAGTGGGACAGCGCTTCGGATCAACTCCGCAGCCTCTGCGTGCCGCCGACCATCCAATATTGA